From a region of the Paenibacillus sp. R14(2021) genome:
- a CDS encoding dehydrogenase, whose product MKPSTAQKHTSAYPSARKIKRACENELYRTVKRLGVYIPKEKLELAEKLYIQKVFLNVQWIHEHASNRKLLSDWWDENVSADIAALWEVDQSKLCAAFRSAFGG is encoded by the coding sequence ATGAAACCTTCCACTGCCCAGAAGCACACCTCCGCCTATCCCAGCGCCCGCAAAATCAAACGTGCCTGCGAGAACGAGCTGTACCGCACCGTAAAAAGACTCGGTGTTTATATTCCGAAAGAAAAGCTGGAGCTTGCCGAGAAGCTTTATATACAGAAGGTTTTTCTGAACGTGCAGTGGATTCACGAGCATGCCAGCAACCGCAAGCTGCTCTCCGACTGGTGGGACGAGAACGTCAGCGCGGACATTGCCGCATTGTGGGAAGTGGATCAAAGCAAGCTGTGCGCGGCGTTTCGCAGCGCCTTCGGCGGCTGA
- a CDS encoding thioredoxin family protein: MGKNVAGKLGKGISPKQFYDAMQKNQEAFQGWSSRFEWVNGEDREFFESINNRDDLRCVIIASDWCGDVVRNVPVVFQAMELTGMSVEVLIMEEHLDTIDEFLTMGGRSIPIVIIADTGGHVLGQWGPRPSYVQEPMVAFKQANPDREASDYQEKLALARQELIRRYGDDTAYQQDIITELRTLLASV; the protein is encoded by the coding sequence ATGGGGAAGAACGTAGCGGGCAAGCTGGGCAAAGGCATCAGCCCGAAGCAATTTTACGATGCCATGCAGAAGAACCAGGAGGCATTTCAAGGCTGGTCGAGCCGCTTTGAATGGGTGAACGGAGAAGACCGCGAGTTTTTCGAATCCATTAACAACCGCGATGATCTGCGCTGCGTGATTATCGCCTCCGACTGGTGCGGCGACGTCGTGCGCAACGTGCCGGTCGTATTCCAAGCCATGGAGCTTACCGGCATGTCGGTCGAGGTACTGATCATGGAAGAGCATCTGGATACGATAGATGAATTTCTGACGATGGGCGGCCGCTCCATTCCCATCGTCATTATTGCGGATACAGGCGGTCATGTGCTGGGACAATGGGGACCGCGCCCTTCCTACGTGCAGGAGCCGATGGTCGCGTTTAAGCAGGCTAACCCGGACCGTGAAGCGTCGGACTATCAAGAGAAGCTGGCGCTTGCCCGCCAGGAACTGATCCGCCGTTACGGTGATGACACGGCGTACCAGCAGGATATTATTACTGAGCTTCGCACGCTTCTGGCGTCTGTCTAG
- a CDS encoding MBL fold metallo-hydrolase gives MLKIETFTLGPLQTNCYLITEETGTRAFVVDPGMGPKRLIERIRERGLQLEAIVLTHAHFDHMAGVEEVRQAFGCPVYLHDEEADWLGDARKNGSARWSDVTAPLTTAPAEYALSEGQKLELIGETFRILHTPGHSPGSVSLLCGGHLISGDVLFKMSVGRTDLPGGKERDLFDSIRTKLYKLDPAVRVYPGHGPQTTIGFEMANNPYVPA, from the coding sequence ATGCTGAAGATTGAAACCTTTACCCTCGGGCCGCTGCAAACGAACTGCTACCTCATCACCGAGGAAACAGGCACCCGCGCATTCGTGGTCGATCCCGGCATGGGGCCGAAGCGGCTGATCGAACGCATCCGCGAACGCGGCTTGCAGCTCGAAGCGATTGTACTGACCCATGCGCATTTTGATCATATGGCCGGCGTGGAGGAGGTCCGCCAAGCGTTCGGCTGCCCCGTTTATTTGCATGACGAGGAGGCGGACTGGCTGGGCGATGCGCGCAAGAACGGCTCCGCTCGCTGGTCGGACGTCACGGCGCCGCTCACGACGGCTCCGGCCGAATATGCGCTCTCGGAAGGACAGAAGCTGGAGCTGATCGGCGAGACGTTCCGCATCCTGCATACGCCGGGTCATTCGCCCGGCAGTGTCAGCTTGCTGTGCGGCGGGCATCTGATCAGCGGCGACGTCCTGTTCAAGATGTCGGTTGGACGCACCGACCTTCCGGGCGGCAAGGAGCGGGATTTGTTCGATTCGATCCGCACGAAGCTGTATAAGCTCGATCCGGCGGTTCGGGTATACCCCGGCCATGGTCCGCAAACGACAATTGGTTTTGAAATGGCTAACAACCCTTACGTGCCGGCTTAA
- a CDS encoding DedA family protein — protein sequence MSWFHDLVNTLLQWIEGLGYFGILIGLAIEVIPSEIVLGYAGYLVYQGEITYLGAVLFGTLGAIVQQWILYGIGRGAGRPFFEKYGKFIKIKPKHLDLADQWFKRYGDGIVFTARFVPVMRQVISIPAGIAKMPFWRFTMLTGLASIPWVLLFVYLGRTLGENWEDIGAKAAPYVQPAILIAIAVLIVYVLYTVLKRKGKSI from the coding sequence ATGAGCTGGTTTCATGATCTGGTTAATACGCTGCTTCAATGGATTGAGGGCCTTGGCTATTTCGGTATTCTGATCGGCCTGGCCATCGAGGTTATTCCGAGCGAAATCGTGCTGGGCTATGCGGGTTATCTCGTTTACCAAGGCGAAATAACGTACCTCGGGGCCGTTCTGTTCGGTACGCTCGGCGCGATCGTTCAGCAATGGATTCTATACGGCATCGGACGCGGGGCGGGCCGCCCTTTCTTCGAGAAATACGGGAAGTTTATCAAAATCAAGCCGAAGCATCTCGATCTCGCAGACCAGTGGTTCAAACGCTACGGCGACGGCATCGTCTTCACGGCGCGCTTTGTTCCCGTCATGCGCCAAGTGATATCCATCCCTGCCGGAATCGCAAAAATGCCCTTCTGGCGGTTTACGATGCTGACGGGGCTTGCTTCTATTCCATGGGTGCTTCTATTTGTCTATTTGGGCCGTACGCTGGGCGAGAATTGGGAAGACATCGGAGCCAAAGCGGCGCCATACGTGCAGCCGGCCATTCTGATTGCGATTGCCGTACTTATCGTCTATGTCCTTTATACAGTGTTGAAGCGTAAAGGCAAATCGATCTGA
- a CDS encoding cupredoxin domain-containing protein — MSNIFVINRKQLALFALLLLIVVFAAVCLRWNQSRAALAAPKEMKVFQLVTGEFKTKTDDGKELEVYRWDPGSIVVHKGDAVELRITGVNGKSHPFVIQELGVKGEVNKGQTTVVHFTADQRGTFAIECLVHTSISNGGPMVGYLTVE; from the coding sequence ATGTCGAATATCTTTGTCATCAATCGCAAACAGCTCGCTCTGTTCGCGCTCCTGCTGCTCATTGTCGTATTTGCGGCCGTATGCCTGCGGTGGAACCAATCCCGCGCCGCCCTGGCTGCACCGAAGGAAATGAAGGTTTTTCAGCTCGTAACCGGCGAATTTAAAACAAAGACCGATGACGGGAAGGAGCTCGAGGTCTATCGCTGGGATCCAGGCTCCATCGTCGTCCACAAGGGAGATGCCGTCGAGCTGCGCATCACGGGCGTAAACGGCAAATCGCATCCCTTCGTCATTCAGGAGCTCGGCGTTAAAGGGGAAGTCAATAAAGGACAAACGACAGTCGTTCATTTTACCGCGGATCAACGGGGGACCTTCGCGATTGAATGCCTCGTCCACACGTCGATTTCAAACGGCGGACCGATGGTCGGCTACCTGACCGTGGAATAG
- a CDS encoding Tex family protein — protein sequence MQLTPAELAAEQEAIVKRVSAELSLPVSKVKSAVSLLDEGNTIPFIARYRKEMTGELDENELRAIEEKLQYMRNLENRKREVIRLIDEQGKLTDELRQSVQSAVKLQEIEDLYRPYRQKRKTRASVAKEKGLEPLAQWLLSQPRQGDPLQEAARYVDAQKGVETAEDALQGAKDIIAEQLADDAKIRAWVRRYTFDQGIIRTEAKDSSQETVYEMYYAYQEPLKKLPPHRTLAINRGEREDVLRVGMDVQTDKIHDYIDRQLLRMGTAAGVRSVLLATIEDAYKRLIAPSIEREVRGELTEKAEEHAISIFSTNLRNLLLQPPVRGNVVLGVDPAFRTGCKLAVIDETGKLLEVAVSYPTPPNNKVAEAEKLINGLIDRYRVQLIVIGNGTASRETEQFIADLIGKRKFAKLTGAGELKYIIVNEAGASVYSASKLAAEEFPKLDVAERSAVSIARRLQDPLAELVKIEPKAIGVGQYQHDVSQKRLEETLGGVVESAVNHVGVDVNTASPSLLSYVAGINAATAKNIVKFREENGIFLDRKMLQKVPRLGAKTYEQCIGFIRIPESRNPLDRTPIHPESYAVVDKLCGVLGLQLEGIGSEAFRAALTTIETSQVAEQIGVGVPTLRDIIDSLLRPGRDPREELPAPIFHTDVLSIEDLKPGMELHGTVRNVIDFGAFVDIGIKNDGLVHISQLSGKFVKHPMDVVSVGDTVTVWVLSVDEKKGRVSLTMRKPG from the coding sequence ATCCAGCTTACGCCAGCTGAGCTGGCAGCGGAGCAGGAGGCGATCGTCAAGCGCGTATCGGCAGAGCTGAGCCTGCCGGTCAGCAAGGTGAAGTCGGCGGTGTCCCTGCTCGACGAAGGCAATACGATTCCGTTCATTGCCCGGTATCGGAAGGAAATGACCGGCGAGCTGGATGAGAACGAACTGCGCGCGATTGAAGAGAAGCTGCAGTACATGCGCAATCTGGAGAACCGCAAGCGCGAAGTCATCCGCTTGATTGACGAGCAGGGCAAGCTGACGGACGAGCTGCGGCAGTCGGTTCAGAGCGCCGTCAAGCTGCAGGAAATCGAAGATTTGTACCGTCCATACCGGCAAAAACGCAAGACAAGGGCGAGCGTGGCCAAGGAAAAAGGCCTGGAGCCGCTTGCGCAATGGCTGCTCTCCCAACCGCGTCAAGGCGATCCGCTGCAGGAAGCTGCGCGTTACGTCGATGCACAGAAGGGCGTAGAGACCGCCGAGGATGCACTGCAGGGCGCGAAGGACATTATTGCCGAGCAGCTTGCGGATGACGCGAAGATCCGCGCATGGGTGCGCCGGTACACCTTTGACCAAGGCATTATACGGACAGAAGCGAAGGATAGTTCCCAAGAGACGGTCTATGAAATGTATTACGCTTATCAGGAGCCGCTCAAGAAGCTGCCTCCGCATCGTACGCTTGCCATCAACCGCGGGGAGCGGGAAGATGTGCTTCGTGTAGGGATGGATGTGCAAACGGATAAAATCCACGACTACATAGACCGGCAGCTGCTTCGGATGGGAACGGCAGCTGGCGTTCGTTCCGTGCTGCTCGCGACGATCGAGGATGCCTATAAACGGTTGATCGCGCCGTCGATTGAACGCGAGGTTCGCGGGGAGCTGACGGAGAAAGCCGAAGAGCATGCGATCAGCATCTTCTCGACCAATCTGCGCAACCTGCTGCTTCAACCTCCCGTGCGCGGCAATGTCGTGCTCGGGGTTGACCCTGCTTTCCGTACGGGCTGCAAGCTTGCGGTTATCGACGAGACCGGCAAGCTGCTGGAGGTCGCTGTCTCTTACCCGACGCCGCCGAACAACAAGGTGGCAGAAGCCGAGAAGCTGATCAACGGCCTTATCGATCGCTATCGCGTCCAGCTCATCGTCATCGGCAACGGAACCGCCTCCCGCGAGACGGAGCAGTTCATTGCGGATCTGATCGGCAAGCGAAAATTCGCCAAGCTGACGGGAGCAGGCGAGTTGAAATATATTATTGTCAACGAAGCCGGAGCGAGCGTATACTCCGCTTCCAAGCTGGCGGCGGAGGAATTTCCGAAGCTGGACGTTGCGGAGCGAAGCGCGGTATCCATTGCAAGAAGGCTGCAGGACCCGCTTGCCGAGCTTGTCAAGATCGAGCCCAAAGCAATCGGCGTCGGCCAATACCAGCACGATGTCAGTCAGAAGCGGCTCGAAGAGACGCTTGGCGGCGTCGTTGAATCGGCCGTTAACCATGTCGGCGTTGACGTCAATACGGCTTCGCCTTCGCTGCTGTCGTACGTAGCCGGCATTAATGCGGCAACGGCCAAGAATATCGTGAAATTCCGCGAGGAGAACGGCATCTTCCTGGACCGGAAAATGCTGCAGAAGGTGCCCCGTCTCGGCGCGAAAACCTACGAGCAGTGCATCGGCTTTATCCGTATTCCGGAGAGCCGTAATCCGCTGGACCGGACGCCGATTCATCCGGAATCGTACGCCGTTGTAGACAAGCTGTGCGGCGTGCTGGGGCTGCAGCTGGAGGGAATCGGCTCGGAAGCGTTCAGGGCGGCGCTGACGACGATCGAGACGTCTCAAGTCGCAGAACAAATTGGCGTGGGCGTACCGACGCTTCGGGACATCATCGACAGCCTGCTGCGTCCCGGCCGGGATCCGCGCGAAGAGCTGCCTGCGCCGATCTTCCACACGGACGTGCTCAGCATCGAGGATTTGAAGCCTGGCATGGAGCTGCATGGCACGGTCCGCAACGTGATTGATTTCGGCGCGTTCGTCGATATCGGCATCAAGAACGACGGGCTCGTCCATATCTCGCAGCTGAGCGGCAAATTCGTGAAGCATCCCATGGATGTTGTTTCGGTGGGAGATACAGTTACGGTATGGGTGCTGAGCGTGGATGAGAAGAAAGGCCGGGTCAGCCTGACGATGCGCAAGCCGGGATGA
- the cmpA gene encoding cortex morphogenetic protein CmpA — MPQWLCNQLMRAFLKKDRRQIRLLNDCWYFYRTSQHADEDSASL, encoded by the coding sequence TTGCCGCAGTGGCTGTGCAATCAATTGATGCGTGCTTTCTTGAAGAAAGACCGCCGGCAAATTCGTCTATTGAATGACTGCTGGTATTTCTATCGTACAAGTCAACATGCTGACGAAGATTCCGCAAGCTTATAG